Proteins encoded in a region of the Panicum hallii strain FIL2 chromosome 3, PHallii_v3.1, whole genome shotgun sequence genome:
- the LOC112886021 gene encoding peroxidase 4-like: MAARASAAASCIPVLLMLLAMLAGTSSAQLSTGFYSSSCPGVYDAVKSVVQSAIAREKRMGASIVRLFFHDCFVQGCDASLLLDDTASFQGEKMATPNNGSVRGFEVIDAIKSAVEKVCPGVVSCADILAIAARDSVVSLGGPAWNVKVGRRDSTTASFSGANNNIPPPTSGLANLTSLFAAQGLSQKDMVALSGAHTIGLARCTNFRAHVYNETNIDGAFARTRQSGCPSTSGTGDNNLAPLDLQTPAVFENNYYKNLISKKGLLHSDQELFNGGATDAQVQSYVSSQSAFFADFVTGMIKMGDITPLTGSNGEIRKNCRRIN; encoded by the exons ATGGCTGCTCGTGCATCAGCAGCTGCAAGCTGCATCCCTGTCCTCTTGATGCTGCTCGCCATGCTGGCCGGCACCTCGTCGGCGCAGCTCTCCACCGGCTTCTACTCCAGCTCCTGCCCCGGCGTGTACGACGCCGTCAAGTCGGTGGTGCAGTCCGCCATCGCCAGGGAGAAGCGCATGGGCGCCTCCATCGTTCGCCTCTTCTTCCACGACTGCTTCGTCCAA GGCTGCGACGCGTCGTTGCTGCTGGACGACACGGCCAGCTTCCAGGGCGAGAAGATGGCAACACCCAACAACGGCTCCGTCAGGGGCTTCGAGGTGATCGACGCCATCAAGTCCGCCGTCGAGAAGGTCTGCCCCGGCGTCGTCTCATGCGCCGACATCCTCGCCATCGCAGCCAGGGATAGCGTAGTCAGC CTTGGGGGGCCGGCCTGGAACgtcaaggttgggaggagggaCTCCACGACGGCGAGCTTCAGCGGCGCCAACAACAACATCCCGCCGCCGACGTCAGGCCTCGCCAACCTGACATCACTCTTCGCCGCACAGGGACTCTCCCAAAAGGACATGGTCGCCCTCTCCG GTGCTCACACCATAGGTCTAGCACGTTGCACCAACTTCAGAGCCCACGTATACAATGAAACCAACATCGATGGTGCCTTTGCAAGGACAAGGCAATCAGGTTGCCCTAGCACCTCAGGTACAGGTGACAACAACTTGGCACCTCTGGACCTTCAAACGCCGGCCGTCTTTGAGAACAACTACTACAAGAACCTTATTAGCAAGAAGGGACTTTTGCACTCTGATCAGGAGCTCTTCAATGGCGGAGCCACCGACGCACAAGTCCAATCGTATGTTAGTAGCCAAAGCGCATTTTTCGCAGATTTTGTGACAGGCATGATCAAGATGGGTGACATTACACCTTTGACGGGTTCCAACGGGGAGATAAGGAAGAACTGCAGAAGGATCAACTAG
- the LOC112884232 gene encoding uncharacterized protein LOC112884232 → MAKRVATVLAVAAVLMAVQPSEAAPEDAALRFPGRAGSRPRNPVFPGYPRARPSPRTSGSPAPPTPSAPVSPPPCPRPVVPETPLVAGFPGLPGSVGGSTPSSSPTDCVTPLAGLMTCGTFLTGSESETPTPQSECCSGLGAFLNTSSAAGDGERTLRCLCPVILGDVNKMLPKPVDPVRMMYLPIACGVVLPPQVLYICLTGQQTPPLVGRIPDVWEKPSSAGKQHALYINSSSRDLAPCSSANDDSHFI, encoded by the exons ATGGCGAAGCGCGTTGCCACCGTGCTTGCCGTCGCTGCCGTCCTGATGGCAGTGCAGCCATCGGAGGCGGCGCCTGAGGACGCGGCGCTCCGGTTCCCTGGCCGGGCGGGCAGCAGGCCTCGTAACCCCGTTTTCCCTGGCTACCCCAGAGCCAGGCCGTCGCCGCGAACGTCCGGCTCCCCGGCACCACCCACGCCGTCGGCACCTGTGTCGCCGCCGCCTTGCCCCAGACCGGTGGTGCCGGAGACGCCGCTTGTGGCGGGCTTCCCCGGGCTGCCGGGCAGCGTTGGTGGCTCTACTCCATCATCGTCGCCGACGGATTGCGTGACGCCGCTGGCGGGGCTGATGACCTGCGGGACGTTTCTTACGGGGAGCGAGTCGGAGACTCCCACGCCGCAGAGCGAGTGTTGCAGCGGGCTCGGGGCCTTCTTGAACACCTCGTCGGCGGCGGGGGACGGCGAACGGACCCTGCGCTGCCTGTGCCCGGTGATCCTGGGCGACGTCAACAAGATGCTGCCCAAGCCTGTGGATCCCGTAAGGATGATGTATCTGCCCATCGCCTGCGGCGTCGTGCTTCCACCACAGGTCCTCTACATCTGCCTCA CTGGGCAGCAAACCCCGCCGCTCGTCGGCCGCATTCCCGACGTCTGGGAGAAGCCGTCGTCTGCAGGCAAGCAGCACGCTCTATATATTAATTCTTCTTCAAGAGATTTGGCACCTTGTTCTTCAGCTAATGACGATTCACACTTCATCTGA
- the LOC112884234 gene encoding proline-rich receptor-like protein kinase PERK2, with product MATAIQPNPPAADGALQYSRRHHRRHQPFGRPPSPLSPRVPAPPTNYINPLCNRTLSPERESPSDGSVECPRTPPPPRTFQPPCSCRRARTPPAGNGGGPECVMPLAGLTACGPFLTGAQDQTPTPQSECCSGLGAFLNASSTLRCLCPVILGDVNKMLPKPVDPIRMIYLPIACGVVLPPQVLYICFICISFSFSSPAAGRPAPAAVERFSQLWEAEETVSPALPP from the exons ATGGCCACCGCCATTCAGCCCAATCCGCCCGCAGCCGACGGTGCGCTCCAGTACAGCAGGAGGCACCATCGGCGCCACCAACCATTCGGCCGACCCCCGTCCCCGCTCTCGCCTCGCGTACCCGCTCCGCCTACCAACTACATTAACCCCCTCTGTAACCGCACCTTGTCGCCGGAGAGGGAGAGCCCGAGCGACGGGTCGGTGGAATGCCCCCGCACGCCCCCGCCGCCACGTACCTTCCAGCCCCCATGCTCCTGCCGCAGGGCACGGACACCTCCGGCGGGAAACGGAGGTGGACCGGAGTGCGTGATGCCCCTGGCAGGCCTCACGGCCTGCGGGCCATTCCTGACTGGAGCCCAAGACCAAACCCCCACGCCGCAGAGCGAGTGTTGCAGCGGGCTCGGGGCCTTCTTGAACGCCTCGTCGACCCTGCGCTGCCTGTGCCCGGTGATCCTGGGCGACGTCAACAAGATGCTGCCCAAGCCTGTGGATCCCATAAGGATGATCTACCTGCCCATCGCCTGCGGCGTCGTGCTTCCACCCCAGGTCCTCTACATCTGCTTCA TAtgcatttccttttctttttcatcgCCTGCAGCCGGGCGCCCAGCCCCCGCCGCAGTAGAAAGATTCTCTCAACTCTGGGAGGCGGAGGAAACCGTGTCTCCAG CTCTGCCACCGTGA
- the LOC112884230 gene encoding GDSL esterase/lipase At5g03610-like, whose amino-acid sequence MTKLVFTACCFLLLLLNGAHHVEARRHRERRKEYMLLVFGDSFADAGNRLMRSAKSRASRGWYYPYGSSDSAHRNRATGRLSDGLVQSDFLARMLGNDDESPPPYSPSEVPDGSGVNFALPFSGVLNGPQEEMALGTQIEQFTRLVNRRDIEDVDLDDSVALVSVSNGHDYSHVSDTTSSEQMNAYIRDVTDGIVDAVKRLQDLGVSKVLVNSLPPLGCTPWRSRLISYARCDSSGNTIASTHNALLAHKLSE is encoded by the exons ATGACGAAGCTTGTGTTCACCGCCtgctgcttcctcctcctcctcctcaatg GCGCTCATCACGTGGAGGCCCGTCGCCACCGCGAGCGTCGCAAGGAGTACATGCTCTTGGTCTTCGGCGACTCCTTCGCCGACGCCGGCAACCGTCTGATGAGATCAGCAAAGAGCAGGGCGTCGCGTGGGTGGTACTACCCCTACGGCAGCTCTGACTCAGCTCACCGCAACAGAGCAACCGGCCGCCTTTCCGACGGCCTGGTGCAATCAGATTTCCTAG CGAGGATGCTTGGGAACGATGATGAGTCCCCTCCTCCGTACAGTCCGAGCGAGGTGCCGGATGGGTCCGGCGTCAACTTCGCCCTACCCTTCTCCGGCGTCTTGAACGGCCCACAGGAGGAGATGGCCCTGGGCACGCAGATTGAGCAGTTCACAAGGCTGGTGAACCGCAGGGACATCGAGGACGTGGACCTGGACGATTCCGTCGCGCTCGTCTCCGTCTCCAACGGCCATGACTACTCGCACGTCAGCGACACCACCAGCTCCGAGCAGATGAACGCCTACATCAGGGACGTGACGGACGGGATCGTGGACGCCGTGAAGCGGTTGCAGGACCTTGGTGTCTCCAAGGTCCTGGTGAACTCGCTGCCGCCTCTCGGGTGCACGCCGTGGCGCTCCAGGCTCATCAGCTACGCTCGGTGTGACAGCAGCGGCAACACCATCGCCAGCACGCACAACGCGCTCCTCGCACACAAGCTGTCTGAATAG
- the LOC112888064 gene encoding prosaposin-like → MGSKAPLFLLLLLLLVVSVPAQAKDADNGPVYKEQISSTKTPVHRKSSSPICSACENFTTHALSYLNEKQTQDKIMEFLHDACSQSFSLKQKCVEFMDSYATILFSKITEINPKEFCKQYGLCRDIALFSGVTSDNTCVFCHHLLDEIVSKLKDPDAEFEIIQILIKECNKIEGHVQQCKRLVLQYIPLILVNGEKFLEKNDVCALLQACPASKRTVNSDLEGVLLSDA, encoded by the exons ATGGGATCCAAAGCGCCTCTCTTTCTCTTGCTCCTCTTGCTGCTTGTCGTCTCGGTGCCTGCACAAGCCAAGGATGCTG ATAACGGCCCAGTCTACAAGGAACAAATCTCTTCAACCAAGACTCCTGTCCATCGCAAGAGTAGTAGCCCAATATGCTCAGCCTGTGAAAACTTCACGACTCATGCGCTCAGTTATCTCAATGAGAAGCAAACACAAGATAAGATCATGGAATTCCTTCATGATGcttgttctcagtcattctcctTGAAACAGAAG TGTGTAGAGTTTATGGACTCATATGCAACTATACTGTTTTCCAAGATTACGGAGATCAATCCAAAAGAGTTTTGCAAACAGTATGGCCTGTGCAGGGACATAGCCCTTTTCTCCGGTGTGACAAGTGACAACACTTGTGTGTTTTGCCACCACCTGCTTGATGAAATCGTGTCCAAACTGAAAGATCCAGACGCAGAG TTTGAGATCATTCAAATTCTCATTAAGGAGTGCAATAAGATTGAAGGTCATGTCCAGCAG TGCAAGAGACTGGTCCTGCAATACATTCCTCTCATCCTGGTGAATGGTGAGAAGTTTCTCGAGAAGAACGATGTGTGCGCGCTTTTACAAGCATGCCCGGCCAGCAAGAGGACAGTCAACTCAGACTTGGAAGGGGTGTTGCTCAGTGATGCTTGA
- the LOC112885971 gene encoding stress response protein NST1-like yields MCPLCSVQRWSRRVATMLPWLVIPLIAIWAITQLLLPAAYRFEVTSPRLACVSVLLLTLFWYEILLPRLSLWRARRSARLREERRAHALELHKLRKTATRRCRNCSNPYRDQNPGGGKFMCSYCGHVSKRPVLDLNSAGKVPTGWPCTQDCGYWLDLRCSSSNNNSFLAFSWRLLSSFSSTVVSWFLRKIFRFTSSGDGEGLGPDGKRLAKRGENVGKAEESRVEKARRKAEEKRLARLEREMLEEEERKQREEMAKLVEERRRLRDEKAEAEERSKSATPVGEKDARREAERRRQERRKKEDKGSSKSNSDCEDIDRRLGREGDRKRDFDRKSDLDKREGYKPHYFEANNHSNKTLESRTKYFGRMTGGFLSSSRGFGSGSFFGRSAQAAAPQVNKVSRPVVPATDQGNALKRETQHTATQATAKSATAGEIRNSWANFNRPVSPNVQPHPTSLKKSWHQLFSRSASVSPCPDVTTSARDLNRKPEPNEAQISNAHIFLSQYPPLESKPCSSQSMQFPGFPPLNGAPPIKPLPHFPAGHMPFYDDAESTVFEEPEKFEDPCYDPDAIALLGPVSESLDNFPSDLDCGFISSDVTKESHGKPSPIESPLSRSRTVEEKPIKPPHLSVTKGPGGSILPEASSEQGTWQMWSTPLVQETLGLQGPQSQWLRQHTNQFNHSVNLFNGGTESSLSTDLNDNDPWLQKAPFQQLPPDTPSLFLPHEVQGKAIHNDLVFGSPNKSAREHPFGPPGHSWPKEEQVLNGALEAKHISSPPCAHVGGGGLFSSTSPDVQSVWSFNEKETA; encoded by the exons ATGTGTCCGCTGTGCTCCGTGCAGCGCTGGTCGCGCCGCGTCGCCACCATGCTCCCGTGGCTCGTCATCCCGCTCATCGCCATCTGGGCCATCACCCAGCTGCTCCTCCCGGCCGCCTACCGCTTCGAGGTCACCTCCCCGCGCCTCGCCTGCGTCTCCGTCCTCCTTCTTACCCTCTTCTGGTATGAGATCCTCCTCCCGCGCCTCTCCCTCTGGCGCgcccgccgctccgcgcgcctccGCGAGGAGCGCCGCGCCCACGCCCTCGAGCTCCACAAGCTCCGCAAGACCgcgacccgccgctgccgcaacTGCAGCAACCCCTACAGGGACCAGAACCCCGGCGGTGGCAAGTTCATGTGCTCCTACTGCGGCCATGTCTCCAAGCGCCCCGTGCTAGACCTTAATTCAGCCGGGAAGGTGCCCACCGGATGGCCTTGCACTCAGGATTGTGGATATTGGCTCGACCTGCGCTGCTCCTCCAGCAATAACAACTCCTTCTTGGCATTCTCATGGCGCCTGCTGTCGTCCTTTTCCTCGACAGTAGTGAGCTGGTTCTTGAGGAAGATATTCAGATTTACATCGTCAGGGGATGGTGAGGGCTTGGGCCCGGATGGTAAAAGGTTGGCAAAGAGAGGGGAGAAtgttggaaaagctgaggagaGCAGGGTCGAGAAGGCGAGGAGGAAGGCGGAGGAGAAGAGACTGGCGAGGCTGGAGAGGGAAatgctggaggaggaagaaaggaagcaGCGTGAGGAGATGGCAAAGCTAGTGGAGGaacggaggaggctgagggaTGAGAAAGCAGAGGCTGAGGAGCGGTCCAAAAGCGCTACGCCTGTTGGGGAGAAGGACGCTAGGAGGGAGGCAGagaggcggcggcaggagaggaggaagaaagaggaCAAGGGGTCAAGCAAGAGCAATTCAGATTGTGAGGACATTGATAGAAGATTGGGCCGTGAAGGTGATAGGAAGCGAGACTTCGACAGAAAGAGTGACTTGGACAAGCGTGAGGGTTATAAGCCTCATTACTTTGAAGCTAACAACCATAGTAATAAGACCCTGGAGAGCAGAACAAAGTACTTTGGCCGTATGACGGGTGGTTTCTTATCTTCTTCAAGAGGGTTTGGCAGTGGTTCCTTCTTTGGTAGAAGTGCTCAGGCCGCTGCACCTCAAGTTAACAAGGTTAGTAGACCTGTAGTTCCTGCAACTGACCAGGGTAATGCACTCAAAAGAGAAACCCAGCATACAGCCACTCAAGCTACAGCCAAATCCGCTACAGCTGGAGAAATCAGAAATTCGTGGGCTAATTTTAATCGACCT GTTAGTCCAAATGTGCAGCCACACCCTACCAGCCTTAAAAAGTCATGGCATCAGCTGTTTAGTCGTTCAGCATCAGTGTCCCCTTGTCCTGATGTTACAACTTCAGCTCGTGATTTGAATCGGAAGCCAGAACCAAACGAAGCACAAATAAGCAATGCTCATATATTTCTGTCTCAATATCCTCCTCTGGAAAGCAAGCCATGTTCAAGCCAGTCCATGCAATTTCCAGGTTTTCCACCGCTTAATGGAGCACCCCCCATTAAGCCATTACCTCATTTTCCTGCTGGACACATGCCCTTCTATGATGATGCAGAATCCACAGTATTTGAAGAACCAGAAAAATTTGAAGACCCGTGCTATGATCCAGATGCAATTGCATTACTTGGGCCAGTTTCAGAGTCTCTAGATAACTTCCCTTCGGACTTAGATTGTGGGTTCATCTCAAGTGATGTCACCAAGGAATCACATGGGAAGCCTTCACCCATCGAGTCTCCTCTCTCAAGATCTCGAACGGTTGAAGAGAAGCCTATTAAGCCCCCACACTTATCAGTCACAAAAGGGCCTGGTGGTTCCATTTTGCCTGAGGCTAGCAGTGAACAAGGCACTTGGCAGATGTGGAGCACGCCATTGGTTCAGGAAACTTTAGGTCTGCAAGGTCCTCAGAGTCAGTGGCTTCGACAACACACAAATCAATTTAACCATAGTGTCAATCTTTTCAATGGTGGAACAGAAAGCTCCCTGAGTACTGATTTGAATGACAATGATCCATGGCTGCAGAAAGCACCCTTTCAGCAACTGCCCCCTGATACACCAAGCCTGTTTCTTCCACATGAAGTACAAGGAAAAGCTATACACAATGACTTGGTTT